A stretch of the Mycobacterium sp. ITM-2016-00317 genome encodes the following:
- a CDS encoding oxygenase MpaB family protein, with amino-acid sequence MTSVNSPADGTALGPSSLLWRWAGDMRIAFEGGTAGLLQTMHPAIGQGLIDHSDFFDDPVGRVFRSLPGILGTVYDGPGAEATGLRVRDFHHDIKGTLAGGQRYHALNPETFWWAHATFQRMVDRIALHWDRHGLNTRESEQLYAEGREWYRRYGMTESVVPADRAAFEREFDRYCREVLQPNPASDYLIEFIGRPAIPDMSASPDYPTHPRLRTLADALLPALPVRMALAPPMRLVIFGGLPAVVRERFDIPWSRGDERRYRAIRSAVRTGWGYVPASFKWYPAARKGWLRELGRAPSRF; translated from the coding sequence TGCTGTGGCGGTGGGCCGGTGACATGCGCATCGCATTCGAGGGCGGCACCGCGGGGCTGCTGCAGACCATGCATCCGGCGATCGGACAGGGTCTGATCGACCACTCCGACTTCTTCGACGACCCGGTCGGCCGGGTGTTCCGTTCCCTGCCCGGCATTCTGGGCACGGTGTACGACGGGCCGGGCGCCGAGGCGACCGGCTTGCGGGTGCGCGACTTCCACCACGACATCAAGGGCACGCTGGCGGGCGGGCAGCGCTACCACGCGCTGAACCCGGAGACGTTCTGGTGGGCGCACGCGACCTTCCAGCGGATGGTGGATCGCATTGCGCTGCACTGGGATCGCCACGGCCTCAACACGCGGGAAAGCGAGCAGCTCTACGCCGAGGGGCGCGAGTGGTACCGGCGCTACGGGATGACCGAGTCCGTGGTGCCTGCCGACCGCGCCGCTTTCGAGCGCGAGTTCGACCGGTACTGCCGTGAGGTGCTGCAGCCCAATCCCGCGTCGGACTACCTGATCGAGTTCATCGGCAGGCCCGCGATCCCCGACATGAGCGCCTCCCCGGACTACCCGACCCACCCGCGGCTGCGTACGCTGGCCGACGCGCTGCTGCCCGCCCTGCCGGTGCGGATGGCGCTGGCCCCGCCGATGCGGCTGGTGATCTTCGGCGGCCTGCCCGCGGTGGTGCGGGAACGCTTCGACATCCCGTGGTCGCGGGGCGACGAGCGGCGCTACCGGGCGATCCGGTCGGCCGTCCGCACCGGATGGGGCTACGTGCCGGCGTCGTTCAAGTGGTATCCCGCCGCGCGCAAGGGCTGGCTGCGCGAGCTGGGCCGGGCCCCATCCCGCTTCTGA